The DNA region TCGACAGATTCCTGTCCAAGGATGCCAATAAACAACGGGCGCTGGACGCGCTCAAGGAGATGACCACGTTTATGCCGCCCGAATACGTCCAGGAGCTGGAAACCCTGGCCCAGGCCTCCGGCATCGCTCCGGAAAAGTTACTACTCCTGCACACCATCATAGACGAACCGCGAGTGCCGTTCTGCAGCGCCGTCATCGCTTCCGGCCCGGCCACCGTTGACGGCGGACTGATATTCGGACGCAACCTCGACTTCGCCTCGCTGGGCATCGCCAAGGATTACAGCCTGATAACCGTGTTCCATCCGGCCGGCAAGAAACCATTCGCGGCCGTAACCTGGCCAGGGTTCGTCGGCGTCATTTCCGGCATCAACAGCGACGGCCTGGCCGTAGCCATGCTCCTGAGTATGGACGGCGTGACCAACCTGTCCGGGATGCCATCAATAATGCTGTTCCGCAAGGTGCTGGAAGAGGCCTCGGACATAGACGGCGCCATAAAGATAATCACCGCCGCCCGGCGCACCGCCCCGACCAACCTGGCCGTAGCCGACGCACAAAATAAATCCGCGGTAATAGAGTTCACCTCGACCGATGTCGAGTTGCGCTACCCAGAAAAGGGTCTGCTCTACAGCACCAACTGGTTCCGGTCGGCCAAACTGAAACAGAGCTCCGGCGACTGGCGCTACGCCACAATGGTTGGATGCGCCAAGCAGGTCTCCGGTAGACTTGACGTGCCCGGAACCATCAGGATACTCAACCAGGTACCGTTGCCACTGTTAAACCTGCAATCGATGGTCTTCCTGCCCAAGGACAGGACGGTCTACTTCTCCGCCGGCCAAATCCCGGCCTCCAACGGCCCATTCCGGCTCATCGACCTGAAACCATATCTGGCCAAATAGATTGACAAACCTAAACAAAATGCATTAATAGAATCCAATAAAAACAAGGAGCCGCGTCCCCAATATAAAGGAACCTGAAATATGAGCAGCAAGCTTACCATTATCCCAACAGAAATAATTGCCAGCCGGATAGTGGAACTCCGGGGCAAAAAAGTAATGCTGGATAAAGACCTGGCAACTCTTTATGGGGTTGAAACAAAGTATCTAACCCGTCAGGTGCGGCGTAATATTAAACGATTCCCTGCGGATTTTGTATTTAGACTAACGCCATCCGAGTTTTTGAGGTGCCAAATTGTCACCTCAAATCGGGGTGGCCGGCGTTATGCGCCCTATGCCTTTCCAAGCCCCGGATAGGCTTTCACAAAACATCAGTTTAATTTCGTGTGATTTCGAGCTTTCGTGGTAAGGTTATGAATTTGTTCCTACGTATCAGCATCATAATGTTCGTATTAATCCTAACCAGCTGTACTGTAACACCATCGAGTATTACCCAAACCACGAAAAACGATACGGTTATTCCTCTTGATTTCGCAAATGATTGGTTTGAAATAGGCACAAGATATTATAACGATGGCTACTATAAAAACGCGTTAATCTCATACAGCAAAGCAACCGACTTAAGACCGAATTATACTGAAGCCTGGTTCAAGAAAGGACTAACTTTTTTAAAGCTTAACCAAATTCAGGATGCACTTCAAGCATTCGTAAAAACTACTGAATTAAATACATCACATGCCGAAGCTTGGAATAACAGAGGTCTTATCTATACCAAGCTTGGCTATGAAAACGAAGCTCAAAAAGCATACGAACGCGCTATTGAACTAAAACCGGATTATGCCGAAGCTTGGTTTAATAATGGATGCGTTATAGAAAGTGATGAAGAATCACTTAATGCCTATGAAACAGCCATAAAACTCAAGCCTGATTTTATTGACGCATGGTTAGCCAAAGCCAGAAAGCTTAATAACATGCATCAGGAAAAAGAGTCGCTGGCTGCATATTATAAAGTTATCGAGTTGAATCCTCCAACCGCTCAAGGCTGGCTTGATATTGGATGGGAACTTTTATTTGCTTTTAATGATGTAGAAAAAGGAATGCTGTTTATCAATAAGGCACTCGAGATGGATCCTAATTTTATTAAAGGCTGGAACCGAAAAGGCATATACTTACTAATGTTTATCGGTGATCATGAAGAAGCCATCAAATCTTTCAGCAAAGCCATCGAGCTTGACCCCAAAACCCCTAACATCTATTTCAACCGCGGACAGGCTTATTCGGGTATCCACAAATATAAGGCCGCCATCGCCGATTACGAAATCGGGATAAAACTGTCCCCACCCGGTTCGGATATGACAAAAAAGCTTGAAGAAATGAATAAATGGAAAAAGAATCTAGCATTACAGGAAAAGGAAGAAAAAAAATGAGTCTATTTCTACGTATCAGCATCATCCTAACCGTCTTGACCCTGGCCGGCTGCGCATCGGCGCCGACACCGCCCCCCACGCAAATGCCGCCGGTGCAGGAAACAATTATCCAACCAGCGGAGTCGCAACGGAGTCCCGATTATTTCGGGACGCCCGCCCCAGCGATGCAGCCGCCCATAAACCCAGTACCCATAACCCCGACCGAAAAGGCCATCCTGCCGGCAGTCAAGACCAATGACACGCCCGCCCTATCTGACCAAGCCCGCCGGCAACAGATAACCCAGGCGCTGGCGCAACTCAACGGCCAGGACCGGAACGCCCAGATAAACGCTATCTATGCCCTGATTGACCTAAACGCCAGGCAGGCCATCCCGGACATCGCCAAACTGCTCCAGCACAGCGACCCGATAATCCGCGAGCTGGCGGTCTACGCATCGGGCCAGCTCGGCGCCGACGCGGCCATCCCGCAGATTGCCAAATTATTACAGGACAGCCAGCCCGACGTCCGCACAATGGCGGCTGACGCCCTGGGCAAACTCGGAGGAAAAACCGCCATCCCCGAAATCACCAAGCTGTTGCAGGACGAAAACCCGCTCTTCCGCCTGTTCGCCGTCTGGTCATTAAGGGATATGGACGCCAAAGAATCCATCCCTGATATCGCCAAGCTGTTGCAGGACAAAGAACCTCTGGTCCGCCGGACGGCCGCTTTCACATTGAGCCAGCTGGGCGGCAACCAGTCCCTCCCGCAGATTATCGGGTTACTACAGGATGCCGACAACGGCGTGCGCCAATCAGCCGTCGAGATACTGGTCCGGCTCAACGCCAAGGAACTAATCCCAAAGCTCACAAAACTAATGCAGGACGCTAACGCCGATATCCGCCGCTGGGCCGTCTGGAGCATTAATGACCTCAAGGCCAAAGAGGCCACTCCGGAGCTGGTCAAACTGCTCGGGCACGAAAACCCGGTGGTCCGCTACACGGCGGTTTATACCCTGCGCGATTTAGGAGCCAAGCAGGCCATCCCGGCAATCGCCAAGCTGTTGCAGGATGACAGCAAAGACGTGCGCATGTCGGCGGTCTGGTCCTTGGGCGACCTGGGCGCCAAGGAGTTAATCCCGGAGCTTACCAAGCTGTTGCAAAACGACGACGCCGATACCCGCTCGATAGCGGTCGGCGCGTTGGGCAAACTCGGAGCCAAGGATGCCATCCCGCAGATTACCGGGTTGTTGCACGACAACGCCCCGGGCGTGCGCCAAACAGCCGTCGAGGCATTGGGCAAGCTCGACGCCAAGGAAGCCATCCCGCAGATTATTATGATGTTGCAGAACAACGACCCCAACATCCGCATCACAGCCATCAACACCCTGGGCCAGCTGGGAGCAAAGCAAGCCGTGCCGACCCTGATAAAGCTATTGAACGACCCCGAATTCCGCTGGCCGGCCGCCAACGCATTGGGCCGGATAGGGGCCAAGGAAGCTATCCCGGTCGTCACCAAGCTATTGCAGGACAACGTCCCCTGGGTCCGCCGACTGGCGGTCGAGACGCTGGGCAAGCTCAACGCCAAAGAATCCATCTTCGAACTAACCAAGGCCTTGGAAGACAAGAACGACGACATCCGCGGGCTGGCGGCGCTGGTCCTGGTGGAGTTGGGAGCCAAGGACAAGATCACGGCCAAGTCGGTAGAAGACATAAAACCAATCCTCAAATGGGATGGCGACTACCCAGCCCGCGCTCGACAAGCGCTCAAGGAATTGGGAATACCTGAAGAGAAATAGTACGCAGATTTTCGCAGATAAGCGCGGATAAAAGTAAAGTGCTTATGCAAAACCTGACCATCAAAAAAGGACTGTTGGCCGGATTCATCACCGGCTTTATTATTGCCCTCATCAACCTGGGTAATCTGTCGTTCCTATTCATTAATATCCACAAATCTAAAGTAATAGATATGGAATTATATTATCTGTTGTCGTATCTCCTGCCCATCGCAGTTTGCATAATCCTTAGTGGATTGTTTTTTCTGGTCGGCTATTTCTATAATGCCAAAAAAGAGTTCATCAAAGCCAATATGCTCAAGCTGGTCATCCTCGGCTACGGTATCATCAACCTGGCGGTTTTATTGATGCATTTTAAAATAACATGGAAGTCTTAAACTTTACAAAGGCGCTGACAACCGGGCTGATAGCCGGAATCATCGTTATAATGGTCAAGTTCCTGGCCGGCTATTTACCTATGTTTATGAACCTGTTTTTGCACCATACCATTCTGGACGGCTTCAAGAACTTGCATTTACTGGTACCCATAGTATTGTGCATGCTTATGGGTTTAGGCTTGGCACTGCTGGCCAAAGCCGGCAACCGGATAGAGCAGTTTATCGCGCCCAGGATATACTTACTCATAACGGCGGTTTACCTGTCCATCAACCTGGCGGTCTTTGCTCTGCTGGTTATCGGCCTGACCCGAATTTGAAATATGAAATGTGGAATTTGCTTAGTGCCGGTTAGAGCTTAGCGAGTTATCCGGCACTTATCCCGAGTATTCCCGAGGGGCAATTGTATAAGACATACATTCTTGAAGCTAAGCATCTGCCTGACCGGTGCCAATCAGACAGGTTAAAAATTAGGATTTAAAAAGTTATGCCGTATCCACACAAATTCGTCAAACTGACCGACCAAGAGCGTAAAGAAGTTGAGTCGGCTTTAAAAGAACTGCTCCATCGAAGAGAATCTAAAAAACGCCGGCGCCTGCAGATTATTTATTGGTCAGACCAGGGTTCAAGTTATGACAGCATCGCCAAGTCATTATATTTTTCTTATGCTACGGTACGCCGATGGATTTATCGCTGGCAAAAAGAAGGAATAAAACCATTCCTACCTAGGAAAAAGTGAGCACCTTCCTTTGTTCTTTACCTGTAAAAACTGCATTATATGCGTTTTCGGTGTCTGGAACTGCATTTAATTGCGTTAAAACTGAGCACCTTCAAATCCAATAAAACGAAAATAAGGCCACTTTAGCCTCTTTTTTACCCCCTAAAAATAGAAACTGAGCACCTTCGAAGCTATCTTTAAAAACGGATTTTTTAGAAAAAATGGAGGCTGGATAAAAGTTTTTATAACTCTATAATCAGTAATATATTATATTGAGGTAAACTTAACTAATTTTTAAGAATTTCTAAAATTAAGTATTTCCAAGGGGGAGGGGGGTGGGTAGAGTAGTGGAGGGGATGAGGTACCCTAGGGGAGCGGCTGGGGTACCTAAGGGGAGCGGGTGGGTTAGTATTGGGGAGCGCCTCCCCTTGATATACCCAACGGCAGGGCTACCCGAGCCCTACCCCTCCCCTATGGTTAGGGAACGGCAGGGGTAATATGGGGGATATATACCACTACTAAAGGGGAATGGCAGGGGTAGTATTGCCCATCCCCTCTACCAGTATTGGGGAACGGCAGGGGTAATAGTACCCATCAGGTATACTATAGTTGGGGAACGGGGTAGGTACTGGCACCCATCCCCTCCCCTAGGGTAACCCATCCCCTCTGCTGGGTAGGTGGTGGAGAAAGGCATAGTCAATCTTTCCTCTGATATATGACGGAGGAATTCCGGGGACACCCCGCCTGCGCCGAGGCTACGGACGGGCAGGCATACTCAATTATGAACTCGAAGAGACCGCGTATCGAATTCGGTAAGGTGTCCCCCGAACTCGAGTCGGAGGGAGTTCCTTCTGGGCCAGAATGTCCTACTTCTGGGTTAGATTGTCCTAAATCCGTGTCAGATTGTCCTAAATCCGTGTCAGATTGTCATCCCCCTAACTCGCAGGGAAACCATCCCCGCCTGCGGTCGGGCAGGCTCGAAAATAGAAAAAATACTTTTAGTAAGCTGATTTAGCGGATTAGGCTGTAAGGTAGATGTTACCTAATTGAGTGCGGAGGCGCGTGCCCGGTTAAGGTTCTCCACACCCGGCATATCGGCGCATATACGATAAAGGGCCATTCACGGCCGTCATAATCATCATATATAAAACCGCCACGAGAAGGAGCGCAAAATATCAATCTGGGATGGGGACCATAGGCTACCGGGCGTCCTTTATAGTACTCTTCGTCATTTGGATCCGCGGTTCTAGTAAAATCGAAGACAACGAATGCGGATAAAAGATATGCAATCAGAATTGAGCCGAGGATAACTCCGATGCGCTTTTTAAACGACCAGTCCCCCCACTTCAAAAGTATTTTCCGATGGGCAAATGGAAGAATATACTGAATAAATACGTGGAGAATCGTTAATAGAAAAGCATTTCGAATATTAATCCAAGGATTAGAGTGTCGAGTTATTACAACAAACATAATATACATAAACCAAGGAATCACCGGTATGCCTGATGGCCCTGCTTTCCTAACATTCCATCGCAAAGATAAGAATAAGGAAAGCAAATCAAGGCATAGGGCAAGGATAAAAATTGCCCAGGCCATTAATAAAACATAATGATTTCCGCTCATTTTATTACTTCCTATTTTAGGATGGCCACCAAGAGCCCATCTGCCCAGGCCAGACCTATTTCAATACGAGCTCATTTCAAAACATCGTTTACCGGATCGTAACGGAGGGTTGCCTTATTTTTCAGCCACCAGGCTTTCAATTCCTTATAATCCGGGTTTGGTTTGCCCAGGGATTTATTGAGCAGGTCTTGCATTTCCTTGTTAATGGGGTAATCATACCTGAAGCAGGTTTCCAGATAATCCAAAATCCCCTGACCTTTCCCGTCAGGGATATCCTCAGTCTTGATCTTGAAAGTCCTGTAACCATGATGAGAGAAATGTTCGCCCCAGGTATAATCGCCCTTGATATATTCTTTGCGGATATGGCCCCTTAGCTTGAGCCACCAATAACCGGCTTGGTTCTGTTCGGCTGAAAAATCAGTTACATGGAATCGGCCTTCTCTATAGCCTTGCACAATTATGAACAGAAGCAATATGACCACACTCAAGACTAAAACCAGAATCAGGTATTTTTTCATAAAGCTTCTACGCTGACCGTCGGCACCCTTTTAACACGAATGAACAGAGCAAAGCCTCCTGCCCCTAGACCCTGAGGAGTCTTGGGACAAGAACCCTCACAGGTAAGGACGAATAAAACGAATACACACAAAACCCGCTAAAACGGTCGGGGTGTGTCGCCATCACCAAAGATTGAAACATTCCAAAATGCCCATAATAATTAAAATAGGGCTTAAAATTTTCATCAGCTTACCAAACTTCTTGTGCCATAATTCCATTTTCTCGGGATCTTTTGGTTTCCGGGGAATAACCCGATAGGCCAGCAATAAACCATAAATTCCGCCCAAAAAGGGAATCAATCCAGCCCAATTAAAATGAGTGTTCATCCCTTTATTGCCTTCTTTCCGGCTTATTCCCGTACCAGATAAGAGAAATTATAATACCTGCTACCAATACTATAGTTAGCAATAATCCCATTAATGACACCGTATCAAACGTGCCTTTCCCCTGATAAATAGAATAATTTCCAATTCCTATTCCAATAACAACCGAAATGACAATAATAATAATCTTCCATTTCGTAAACAGCTTAATTGGTTTTTCATCTCCCATGGCCTTTATTCCTCTCAATCATTAGAATGCCCTGCCAAATTACCATTCATTCCCCCACTACCCTGTCTCAGATAGGGATAGGCGGCAGGCAAATCACCAGAATTTCCCCTGATTTCAGCTCATTTCGCTTTTTCAAAAACAGCAAAGACCGGGAAATGGTCAGAACCTCCGGTCCGATTAACATAGGCATTAGGGCAAGTTAACTCCTTGGAATATAAAACATGGTCAAAACGCCTTTTAATACTCATAAAACTGCTCTGCCATTCCCAGGTTTGGCTCTCAGAGTCAAATTCCCCTAGGGCATTAGTAAATCCTTGTTCAACCAACCATTCGAGGGCGACACTGGAATCTTCTTCGTTAAAATCGCCTAAAATAAGCGTGGCGGTTTCCTTTTTAAGATGTGGAAACAGCGTTTGGATTTCGCCCAACCTGATTTTGGGGGTTGACAAATACGCTCCGACACTAAAACTTCCTTTATCACTAATGGCCGGATGAAGATGTACGCTTAGAATCTGGATGGTTCCAATATCAGTTTCAAATTCGTTGAACCAGCCCGGGAACCAGCCTTCAGCCGGTAAAATATATTCAAGTTCTTTAAATGGTCTTTTGGAGAAAATCGCCTGCCCTCCGGCCGCGTTCCTATGCCTAAATTCCATAAACGGATAATCTTTTCCTAACTGCGGCCGCAAAAAACGCTCCCAGGCCGGTGTGGTTTCCTGCAGGCAGATTATATCAGCACCGGCATCCTGCAATACTTTTAATGCTTCCGACGGTTGAGGCATACCCCAATTAACATTCCAGGTAAGCACTTTAATATGAGGACCGGTTGGTTCTTGTATTTTTCTAAGGCCGGCCGGCGCACAGAACAAAAACAAGACGGGAATTATCAGAATAGAAGCATAGATAAAAATCTTGCGCATAAATTACCTCGCACCGCCCTTGTGTTACCGGATAAATTAGGCCTTTATTCAATCCTGTATGTTCCGCCGGCTATCTTTTGGCCGGTTTTGATATCGAACAGCTCGGTCTGATAAGTCCCCTTTTGCCAGCTGTTTTCAGGCGATACGTAAATAAAATTGGCCGGGTCTTTTCCGGATATCCCGTAGGGCCTGACTATTATCCTTTTGCCGGTGGTTTGGTTTGTCCAGCGCATCAGCACCCTCGATTTGCCCTGGAGCAGTCCTTTGTTGTTAAAGCAGGCGTATATTTTGCCCTGGCTGGCCGGAAAAACATCGGCCGGTTTGACGGGCCGGTTATCCTGCGGGTTGACCTGCGCGGCAAACAATATGGGCTCGGCGCCGGGGGCGGTCTCTATCTGCTGGTTCCTGAACACCGCCACCATACGCATGGCGTATTCCAGCAGTTGGCCGTCGTCGGCGGGCAGTTCGGCCGGGGCGATGCCCAGCTCGCTTTGCACCAGCTCCTCTATTTTGCCGCGACCGAGGCTTTTTATGGCTTGGCCAATGACCGGTTTCAGCAGTTCGTTAGGCATCTTGGTGTCCATTATGTCGGCAATGACTTGGCCGATGCCCTTATCATCCGGAGCCGGTTCGGATATTTTAGCCTCCGGCTTTTTCGGAGCCGGCTCGCCCCAGTTGTTCTGGACATAAATGAATAACTCCTCGCCCGAACTGTTCCTGAGCGTTACGCCCTGTTCGGTAATGGTAATGACGCGCCAGTCGGTCTGGTCTATGGTTTCGTTTTCGTAGTAGCGTCCGGATTGGGTCGTGGCCAAGTCCATAATAAAAGCGACGGACGGCTTGTTGGGCTCGATTATTACCCCGGTCAGCTTGAATGATGATATCTGTTTTTGGTTGCCGGGCAATGCGTTTGTTGTTTCTTTGGGCGTCCAGGGATTGCGGCTATTGACATCAGGTTTTTGGAGCGCTTTGATATCTTTGTCATTCAGGACTTCGGGCTTAATCGGCTTGTTCATCTCGGTCTGGTAAGATTTCTGTTCGGTCATGCCCTGATAATAGCTGAAAGCCACATAACTCAAAATCAGGACTGTCATCAGCATCAATATCTGGTATGATTTTTTCATAAATGCGCCACCCTCCTTTTAGGCAGGATTATAAGAAAGGTTAAGAATATGTCAACTGTTATTTCGGTGCTGCTGACAGCCATTCGCGCCTACCCCCCAAGTCCCGCTAATACACCCTGATAGGCATTACTATGGTCTGCTTGTTCTCCAGGGCCAGCCGGCGCTGGATCCTAAAAGCCGTTTCATTATGTAATATTTGAGTAAAGATATTCTCGTTCTTAAACACCAGTTTACTGGCGAAGAATACCGAGCGAGGGTACTCATTTTGTATCTGGTTGCTCAAAGTCATCAGGGTCTCTATGGTATCCACCGAGACGTCAAAACGATATTCGGCATGGAACCCAAAGTCGTTAGCCATCTGGACATATTTCTTCATCTCGGTTTCGGTATTAATCCGCAGATTTTCCACCTCGTGAATTCCCTTGAACCGGCCCATATCCAATTCACCAACACAAACAAAAACCACCCTTTTAAATATCTTGGGAAAGAGTTTTTCCATTGAGAAGAACATATGAATACCGAAGCCGTTATAACCACTGACCATAAGCACGGCGGTCGGCGCATCGGTCGGCATTGATTCAGATATAGGTTGCAGGTTTTCCAGCCGAGGCACATTAGTCAGGATATCATCCAGCCGTTTGAGAGAATTTTTGGTGGCCATATAGTGTCGTTTCACCACAAAGGCCAGAATTATCACTCCGGAGGTTATGACCAAGGTCAACCAACCGCCTTCCAGAAATTTTTCATAGACCGTTACGGTCAGAATCGTAAGGCACATCATTCCGCCGATGATATGGATTGATATTTTTTTCCACCAATCCGGACGGGTTTTACGTTCCATAACCCATAACCGGCACATGGAAATCTCGGTCATTGAAAATGTGATGAACACGTTAATGCTATACATGATAACCAACTGCCTTATATCGCCCTTGGTATAGAGCAACGCGGCCAGAGCCGCCCCGCCCATCAGGACAATGCCGTTATGTATGGTCAGTCGTTCCGAGAGGGAAGCAAACCGCCGGGGCATCCACTGGTCCAACGCCATATTGGAAAGAACACGGGGACCGTCTACAAATCCGGCCTGGGCCGCCACCACTAAAAGCAGCCCTTCGGATACCAGGACCAGGATGACAAATACCTGCCCGAGCGGCACGGCCGTGATGAACTTTTCCGCAAACACAGCATTCATGGTCTTGCCTTCAACCGACGTAACACCCCAGAGTAGATAGCAAAGTAACAGGCCTGATGCCGTAAAAGCCAGGGAGATGGCCATATAGAGCATGGTCCGCCGTCCGGTCGACACATACGGTTCCCTCATGATTGACAAACCGTTTGAAACAGCTTCGATGCCGGTATATGTCCCGCCGCCCAATGAGTAAGCATGTAAAAAGATAAGAATCATCCCGCCCAGACCAAGGGTGGCATAACCACCGGCAAATCCCTGCCGGGCCGAATCCAGCGTCGCCGGTACGGACGGCGCCTGGATGACAATCCCTCCGATAATCAAAATAAGATGAGTCAAAACGAAAACCAGGAAAATCGGAGTCAGGGCAAGAACCGATTCCTTAACACCCCGGAGATTAAGGAT from Candidatus Brocadiia bacterium includes:
- a CDS encoding helix-turn-helix domain-containing protein; this encodes MPYPHKFVKLTDQERKEVESALKELLHRRESKKRRRLQIIYWSDQGSSYDSIAKSLYFSYATVRRWIYRWQKEGIKPFLPRKK
- a CDS encoding C45 family peptidase; this encodes DRFLSKDANKQRALDALKEMTTFMPPEYVQELETLAQASGIAPEKLLLLHTIIDEPRVPFCSAVIASGPATVDGGLIFGRNLDFASLGIAKDYSLITVFHPAGKKPFAAVTWPGFVGVISGINSDGLAVAMLLSMDGVTNLSGMPSIMLFRKVLEEASDIDGAIKIITAARRTAPTNLAVADAQNKSAVIEFTSTDVELRYPEKGLLYSTNWFRSAKLKQSSGDWRYATMVGCAKQVSGRLDVPGTIRILNQVPLPLLNLQSMVFLPKDRTVYFSAGQIPASNGPFRLIDLKPYLAK
- a CDS encoding APC family permease, producing MKLSDIKHFLIGRAKNPFDPGIFRHISLVALLAWVGLGADGLSSSCYGPEEAFRTLGQHTYMAILLAIVMSLTVLVIAYAYSRVIEHFPLGGGGYVVSSKLLGAPAGVVSGSALLVDYVLTITVSIAAAGDALFSFLPAEWHSFKLSVEIFLIVFLIILNLRGVKESVLALTPIFLVFVLTHLILIIGGIVIQAPSVPATLDSARQGFAGGYATLGLGGMILIFLHAYSLGGGTYTGIEAVSNGLSIMREPYVSTGRRTMLYMAISLAFTASGLLLCYLLWGVTSVEGKTMNAVFAEKFITAVPLGQVFVILVLVSEGLLLVVAAQAGFVDGPRVLSNMALDQWMPRRFASLSERLTIHNGIVLMGGAALAALLYTKGDIRQLVIMYSINVFITFSMTEISMCRLWVMERKTRPDWWKKISIHIIGGMMCLTILTVTVYEKFLEGGWLTLVITSGVIILAFVVKRHYMATKNSLKRLDDILTNVPRLENLQPISESMPTDAPTAVLMVSGYNGFGIHMFFSMEKLFPKIFKRVVFVCVGELDMGRFKGIHEVENLRINTETEMKKYVQMANDFGFHAEYRFDVSVDTIETLMTLSNQIQNEYPRSVFFASKLVFKNENIFTQILHNETAFRIQRRLALENKQTIVMPIRVY
- a CDS encoding endonuclease/exonuclease/phosphatase family protein, which gives rise to MRKIFIYASILIIPVLFLFCAPAGLRKIQEPTGPHIKVLTWNVNWGMPQPSEALKVLQDAGADIICLQETTPAWERFLRPQLGKDYPFMEFRHRNAAGGQAIFSKRPFKELEYILPAEGWFPGWFNEFETDIGTIQILSVHLHPAISDKGSFSVGAYLSTPKIRLGEIQTLFPHLKKETATLILGDFNEEDSSVALEWLVEQGFTNALGEFDSESQTWEWQSSFMSIKRRFDHVLYSKELTCPNAYVNRTGGSDHFPVFAVFEKAK
- a CDS encoding HEAT repeat domain-containing protein, whose translation is MSLFLRISIILTVLTLAGCASAPTPPPTQMPPVQETIIQPAESQRSPDYFGTPAPAMQPPINPVPITPTEKAILPAVKTNDTPALSDQARRQQITQALAQLNGQDRNAQINAIYALIDLNARQAIPDIAKLLQHSDPIIRELAVYASGQLGADAAIPQIAKLLQDSQPDVRTMAADALGKLGGKTAIPEITKLLQDENPLFRLFAVWSLRDMDAKESIPDIAKLLQDKEPLVRRTAAFTLSQLGGNQSLPQIIGLLQDADNGVRQSAVEILVRLNAKELIPKLTKLMQDANADIRRWAVWSINDLKAKEATPELVKLLGHENPVVRYTAVYTLRDLGAKQAIPAIAKLLQDDSKDVRMSAVWSLGDLGAKELIPELTKLLQNDDADTRSIAVGALGKLGAKDAIPQITGLLHDNAPGVRQTAVEALGKLDAKEAIPQIIMMLQNNDPNIRITAINTLGQLGAKQAVPTLIKLLNDPEFRWPAANALGRIGAKEAIPVVTKLLQDNVPWVRRLAVETLGKLNAKESIFELTKALEDKNDDIRGLAALVLVELGAKDKITAKSVEDIKPILKWDGDYPARARQALKELGIPEEK
- a CDS encoding tetratricopeptide repeat protein — protein: MNLFLRISIIMFVLILTSCTVTPSSITQTTKNDTVIPLDFANDWFEIGTRYYNDGYYKNALISYSKATDLRPNYTEAWFKKGLTFLKLNQIQDALQAFVKTTELNTSHAEAWNNRGLIYTKLGYENEAQKAYERAIELKPDYAEAWFNNGCVIESDEESLNAYETAIKLKPDFIDAWLAKARKLNNMHQEKESLAAYYKVIELNPPTAQGWLDIGWELLFAFNDVEKGMLFINKALEMDPNFIKGWNRKGIYLLMFIGDHEEAIKSFSKAIELDPKTPNIYFNRGQAYSGIHKYKAAIADYEIGIKLSPPGSDMTKKLEEMNKWKKNLALQEKEEKK